A window of the Dermatophagoides farinae isolate YC_2012a chromosome 2, ASM2471394v1, whole genome shotgun sequence genome harbors these coding sequences:
- the LOC124499792 gene encoding glucose-6-phosphate exchanger SLC37A2 isoform X2 has translation MLSIMDALYWGNYAIFMFFTGYLAERSDMRYFLTGALMLCGLMCIILGSAYSLQIHSEAFFIMMESLNGIMQTTGWPTVVAIVGVWFGSKKKGLIFGIWNLHTSVGNILGLAIAGAFVDYNWGLSLIVPGCISIAMALITFLFLIPKPSDIGINVEIASTKEDMKKLSTPSPPLPPPTTTMMMNGQQNDDHHLKVNDKEKAISLWKALLIPGVIEFSICLAFAKSVSYIFLNWLPKFLEENDHLSSSSSAYESIMFDIGGMVGSIIAGLLADKTNSSGLICIGFLILAIPSLFIFEKFSSISQAMNFTLQFIAGFFINGPYALITTAVSANLACKVPSKSAMATVSAIIDGTGSIGAAIGPAITGPMADRFGWNSIFYLSMIADFIAILCLIRVGYQEIRHFI, from the exons ATGTTATCAATTATGGATGCATTATATTGGGGAAATTATGCCATATTCATGTTTTTCACCGGTTATTTGGCTGAACGTAGTGATATGAGATATTTTCTTACCGGTGCATTAATGCTTTGTGGTTTAATGTGTATTATACTTGGTTCAGCATATTCATTACAAATACATTCGGAAgcatttttcattatgatggAATCATTAAATGGTATAATGCAAACAACTGGTTGGCCAACTGTTGTTGCAATTGTTGGTGTTTGGTTTggatcaaagaaaaaaggaTTGATTTTTGGCATCTGGAATCTTCATACAAGCGTGGGAAATATTCTTGGCCTAGCTATTGCCGGTgcatttgttgattataattggGGTCTATCATTAATTGTACCTGGTTGTATTTCTATTGCCATGGCATTaataacatttttgtttctaataCCAAAACCAAGTGATATTGGTATTAATGTTGAAATAGCGTCAACAAAAGaagatatgaaaaaattgtcaacaccatcaccaccactaccaccgccgacaacaacaatgatgatgaatggtcaacaaaatgatgatcatcatttgaaagtGAATGACAAAGAAAAAGCGATTAGCCTCTGGAAAGCATTACTTATACCCGGTGTTATTGAATTTTCCATATGTTTAGCATTTGCAAAATCTGTTTCGTatatatttttgaattgGTTACCAAAATTTTTAGAagaaaatg aTCACTtgagttcatcatcatcggcatatgaatcaatcatgTTCGATATTGGCGGTATGGTTGGATCAATAATAGCCGGTTTATTAGCTGATAAAACCAATTCAAGTGGATTGATCTGTATCGGTTTCCTCATATTGGCTATACCgagtttatttatttttgaaaaattttcctcCATTTCACAAGCAATGAATTTTACATTACAATTTATTGCcggttttttcatcaatggtCCATATGCATTGATTACGACGGCTGTTTCTGCGAATCTTGCATGTAAAGTGCCATCCAAAAGTGCAATGGCAACTGTTTCCGCCATTATCGATGGTACTGGATCAATAGGAGCTGCTATCGGACCGGCAATTACCGGTCCAATGGCCGATAGATTTGGatggaattcaattttttatctaTCAATGATTGCAGATTTCATAGCCATTTTATGTTTAATTCGTGTTGGCTATCAAGAGATTcgtcattttatttga
- the LOC124499792 gene encoding glucose-6-phosphate exchanger SLC37A2 isoform X1, with the protein MINQSRKKWRINEKIMTTIIDNINGDDPKRKLFLHRTMVLFLTFLIYTTYHLTRKPMSVVKSKLYIGANSTENWKPFDGQYGKTMLSIMDALYWGNYAIFMFFTGYLAERSDMRYFLTGALMLCGLMCIILGSAYSLQIHSEAFFIMMESLNGIMQTTGWPTVVAIVGVWFGSKKKGLIFGIWNLHTSVGNILGLAIAGAFVDYNWGLSLIVPGCISIAMALITFLFLIPKPSDIGINVEIASTKEDMKKLSTPSPPLPPPTTTMMMNGQQNDDHHLKVNDKEKAISLWKALLIPGVIEFSICLAFAKSVSYIFLNWLPKFLEENDHLSSSSSAYESIMFDIGGMVGSIIAGLLADKTNSSGLICIGFLILAIPSLFIFEKFSSISQAMNFTLQFIAGFFINGPYALITTAVSANLACKVPSKSAMATVSAIIDGTGSIGAAIGPAITGPMADRFGWNSIFYLSMIADFIAILCLIRVGYQEIRHFI; encoded by the exons atgatcaatcaatcaagaaaaaaatggcgaataaatgaaaagataatgacaacaattatcgataatattaatggtgatgatccaAAACGGAAACTATTTCTACATCGTACGATGGTATTATTTTTAACATTTCTTATTTATACAACATATCATCTAACCAGAAAACCAATGTCCGTAGTAAAATCTAAACTATATATTGGCGCCAATTCAACAGAAAATTGGAAACCATTTGATGGCCAATATGGTAAAACAATGTTATCAATTATGGATGCATTATATTGGGGAAATTATGCCATATTCATGTTTTTCACCGGTTATTTGGCTGAACGTAGTGATATGAGATATTTTCTTACCGGTGCATTAATGCTTTGTGGTTTAATGTGTATTATACTTGGTTCAGCATATTCATTACAAATACATTCGGAAgcatttttcattatgatggAATCATTAAATGGTATAATGCAAACAACTGGTTGGCCAACTGTTGTTGCAATTGTTGGTGTTTGGTTTggatcaaagaaaaaaggaTTGATTTTTGGCATCTGGAATCTTCATACAAGCGTGGGAAATATTCTTGGCCTAGCTATTGCCGGTgcatttgttgattataattggGGTCTATCATTAATTGTACCTGGTTGTATTTCTATTGCCATGGCATTaataacatttttgtttctaataCCAAAACCAAGTGATATTGGTATTAATGTTGAAATAGCGTCAACAAAAGaagatatgaaaaaattgtcaacaccatcaccaccactaccaccgccgacaacaacaatgatgatgaatggtcaacaaaatgatgatcatcatttgaaagtGAATGACAAAGAAAAAGCGATTAGCCTCTGGAAAGCATTACTTATACCCGGTGTTATTGAATTTTCCATATGTTTAGCATTTGCAAAATCTGTTTCGTatatatttttgaattgGTTACCAAAATTTTTAGAagaaaatg aTCACTtgagttcatcatcatcggcatatgaatcaatcatgTTCGATATTGGCGGTATGGTTGGATCAATAATAGCCGGTTTATTAGCTGATAAAACCAATTCAAGTGGATTGATCTGTATCGGTTTCCTCATATTGGCTATACCgagtttatttatttttgaaaaattttcctcCATTTCACAAGCAATGAATTTTACATTACAATTTATTGCcggttttttcatcaatggtCCATATGCATTGATTACGACGGCTGTTTCTGCGAATCTTGCATGTAAAGTGCCATCCAAAAGTGCAATGGCAACTGTTTCCGCCATTATCGATGGTACTGGATCAATAGGAGCTGCTATCGGACCGGCAATTACCGGTCCAATGGCCGATAGATTTGGatggaattcaattttttatctaTCAATGATTGCAGATTTCATAGCCATTTTATGTTTAATTCGTGTTGGCTATCAAGAGATTcgtcattttatttga